A segment of the Desulfurococcus mucosus DSM 2162 genome:
CACCATAGCGTTGGCAGGCGGGAGGAACCCGATATACCTGATACCGCTGTCCCTCGTCTTCGGAGGCCTCCTAGAGTTCAACATAAGGATAATGACGATGCTCAAGATCTCGGCTGACGTAGCCAAGCTCATACCGTTCCTCGCAACCCTGGGAGTCATGGCTGTATACGGTGCGACAGAGCTGCGCAGGATATTCGCGCCGCCCACGAGCCTTGGGAAACCCTACTATAAGGAGGAGAAGACAGTGTAGTTTTCCACCCGGGTTTAAAACACCCTTGTTTTTCCCCTTCTTCTCCTCTCCCATCACGCATTCCTGAAGAACTCAAGATACCTGAGAGCCTGCTCCCTCCCCATGAGGGCTAGCAGTGGGGCAGCCCTGGGGCCGCTTGGCTTCCCAACGTACACCATGTAGAAGTACCTGTAGAACTCGCCAATCATATCCCTCCTCATGCCGCCTGTGACGCTGGTCATAGCGTTCTTCACCGAGTCCTCGCTCCACTCGCCTATAGCCGTGAGGTTCTCGTAGAGCTTCCCGAGTAAAGCCCTGTACTCCACTGGCACCTCCCTCGCCCTCTTCTCAGCCTCCTCGAGAGTGTTAAGGGTGAAGACACCGGCTTCACCACCATACTTCACCGCCCACGTGTATGCTCTCGGAATAGTCTCCAAAACCCTCTGCACCCCGTACTCCGTGGGCTCCTCTGGGAGAAGCCCCACGCTCCTCAACCTCTTCAAGCCCTCGGTCCCCCACTTATCCCTCGGTATGATCTGTGCTAGGACGGCTAGGTGGGAGTATGGCACCTGCTCCGGCGGCTCCCTCGGCGGCTTCCCCTTCGGGTAGCTGAGCTCGTAGCTCCTCTTCAACAATACTTCCTCCTCCTCGTCCTTAGGCTTCTCGAGCCCATAGTATATTCTCTCGGCGCGATAGTATTGACTATAGTACTGTGGCACCTCATGCAGCCCCACACTATACTTCTTCATCGGCGGCGTCTTCAACACTATGAACCTGTAGATGTGTGGGTGAGCCACCTCGAGCCAGTCGCGCGGCGTGAACCCTATGAAGTCACTGCTCCCCATGTCTGCAACCTGGCCGTCCGGCCGCCTCCACTCAACCCACTCGTATGGCAGCCCCTCAGGCGGCTTTAAACCGTAGACGTTGACGGCTAGATCCACGCAGCTATCCCTGCTCCCACCCGGCATCGCGTGATCCTTCCCGTACGGCTCGAAGTCTACTCCAAGAGTCCACCATACGCCAACCCACTCTATCCTCCACATGAGCTTCCCATCACTGATGTCTGCGACACCCCTGTAGCCGCAGTGCTCGCACACGTATTCCACGTGATCCTCGTCCACGAGCCTCAATGCTTCAGTCGTATCTATCCTGCCACACCTCTCGCACACGGGTTCAACCGGGATCCAGTCCTCCGGATAAGGCTTCCTCCCCCTGTACTTGTTTACGACTCTCCTAACCTCCTCCCGCTTCCCCAGGGTGAGCTTCACGAAATCCCTCATCCTCCCCTTATACATGTCCGTCGTGGTTACAACCTCTATGGCTCCATCCGTGAATTCACCTATGAAGGGGCCGAAGTCACTCCAGTAGTGCTCCACCCAGTTCCCATGACACCCCTTTGGATCCGGGACCCGTATCAACGGGTTCCCCTTGTACCTTGATGCCTCAGCAGGGTTCTGGAACTGCTTCAACTGGGAGTCCTTGCCCTTCCACGCGTCCTGAGTGTAGAGAGTAAGGTACTGCTTCACCCTGAGCCCCCGTTCACTCAGCAGCCTGCGCAACGTCTCAGCTATGATGATCTCCCCTCTCAGCCTCCCAACATGCTGCAGCCCGGAGACCGATAGCCCGCCGTTGAACACATATACCTCCTTACCCCTCTTCGTCAAGGCATCATAGAGGCTGTCAGCCAGCTCATCGATCCAGTGTTTCACCATGCGGGACACCACAAAGGATACTATAGGTTGCCACTATCTAGATGGATGGTGAAAGCATTTATAAGTCTTGGTGTTGCCCCTGGGATGATGATTGTGGGTTGGGGGAGGCAGTGCCCCCGGCTGTGAGGGGTGAGCCGGGGCGGGCCCCATGCCCCGTGAACCCGTACCGGAGGCGGCTTGGCTGCCCGGTGAAGGCATGGGCGAGGAGAAAGCCCCCAGATATGAATATCCAGGGGCAAACGGTGAAGGCTTATATACTAGGTGAATCACCGGAGTCCTCAATCCAGGCACAGGCATTTAAGCCTCGAAGCCGAGAAAAGTAGCTTGGTGGAGGTTTTCACACACACCTCCCCGTCGAGGAGGCTGATACCTGTGAAAGTGTGCAGTGTCAGCGAGATTAGACGCTTAGACGAGGCGGCTTCGAAAACCGGGGTGGGAAGCATCCCACTGATGGAGGAGGCTGCCTCAGCAGTATACACGGTTATCCTAAGGGAGTACGGTGTTGAAGGCAGGAGGTTCACCGTGGTTGCTGGAACAGGGAACAACGGCGGGGACGCCTTAGCTGTTGCAAGACGGCTTCACTCAGCCGGCGGCATAGTCGAAGCCTTCGTCATCGGGGACCCGGGCAGGATGAGTGATGCAGCAGGCTTCAACCACCGCGTGCTCTCCGCGATGGGTGTACCCGTGGCGACAGTCTCCTCAGAGGAGGGGCTTACAGCACTGGAGAAGTCTCTCAGATGGGCAGACATAGTGGTTTCAGGGTTGATCGGGGTTGGATTGAGGGGAGAGGTCTCAGGTCTCCATAGAAGGGTGATCGAGCTTGTAAACTCCTCTGGGAAACCGGTTGTAAGCATAGATATCCCCTCAGGCGTCGACGGGGACACCGGTCTCGTGAAAGGAGTAGCAGTTAAGTCAAGTGTCACAGTGGCGCTCGGCCTCCTGAAGTACGGGAACCTCCTTTACCCAGGCTACGACTACGCTGGGAAACTCTATGTCTCAACCCTCTCCTACCCGAGGAGCCTCATAGACTCTGTGACAGGAGAGGTGAACACCCCGATACCCATCCCTGAGAGGCCTAGATGGGGGCATAAAGGCGTCTTCGGGAAACTCCTCGCTGTAGCCGGGTCCAGATACTACTATGGCGCCCCCTACTATGTTGCATCATCATTCCTTAAGACGGGGGGAGGATACGCGAGGCTCGCCGCCCCGAAGGGAGTGATACCCTTCATTGCTTCGAGAGCACCCCAAGTAGTCTACGTGCCACTCGAGGAGACAGCCGAGGGCTCCATCGCATACGGCAACCTCGAGAAAATACTCAGCCTCATCGAGGAGCACGGGATAGACATAGTTGTCCTCGGCCCTGGTACATCACTCAACAGGGAGACACAGGAGCTGCTTAGAAGCCTTGTTGAAGCCCTGGATAAACCAGTCATTATAGATGGCGACGGCTTAACAGCCGTCTCAGAGAACCCTGGGTTGCTCAGGAAGAGGAAGGCCCCCACTATCCTGACACCCCATCCAGCCGAGTTCGCTAGGCTAACCGGGAAACCCCTCGCAGAGGTACAGGGGAACCCTGTGGAGCACGTTAGGAAGGCATGCGTAGAGCTGGGATCATACATCGTCTATAAAACAGCGCACAGCCTCATATGCTACCCCAACGGCTACATATATGTGAACATGACGGGCAACCCCGGTATGGCTAAGGCTGGAAGCGGCGATGTCCTGGCAGGCGTGATAGCCGGGCTCTACGGCGTCGGCTTAAGGGACCCGGGTGCAGCGCTCAGGATGGGGGTGCTAGTACACGGGCTTGCAGGCGATCTCGCAGCAGAGGAAATCGGCGAGGACGGGGTTACACCAGACACCTTAATGGAGCACCTGCCCAAGGCTGTCAGGATACTCAGGGAGAACCCTGGCTACGTGAGGGAGAAATACCTGCCCAAGGAGGTCTAGCGGCTTAAACACGTTGCGAGCGGGATGACCGGAGCCCTCCTAGGTGAGCCCGTGGCCGTGAACGCTTCACGGACCGGGGGACCGCTCAGATACGTGTTTAAACCCCTCTAGTGATCTCAAAGCATTATGCACGCACCCGGTGACCTGCTTGAAGGGTAGGAAGATAGGGGTTTACATTCCAGGCGACATCGAAGACCTGCTCGAAGACTACCTTGCAAGGCACGGTGGGAGGAGCGTTAGCTCCGTTATCCAGGAGGCGTTGCGCAGCTACCTCCTAGGCGAGAAGATACCTGAATGCGAGCTAGTGGGATACATCATGGTCCTCTACCAGCACGGGGTGGGAGACGTTGACAGGGAGCTGACTGAGGTACAGCACAAGTACATAGGGGTAGCGCTCTTCGAGAACCATATACATGTGGATGAGGAGAGATGCCTGCTCACAATAGCTGTGAGAGGCAGGTACAGTGAAATCCAGAAGCTGATAGATGAAGTAAGGGGTTTGAAAGGAGTACTGCTCGTGAAACACCTATGTGTATGCGTATAGGGAAACAAGCCCTGGTTCACAACTGAAAGCCCCGTCTTTTAAGGCGGGGGTGTCTCCGTGGCCTGTGAGGGATTCCCAACTCTGACTGCTCCACAGATGACGTGTGTAAACCCGGGGAGATGCAGGGAATCATAGAGCCCCTAAAGGAAAAACTCCTTTAGAGCTGAGAGGAGGTCAGGGGGCGTCAACCCTGGTGTCTGGCTGCATGAATGCTTTCAAGGAACTCACGTATCTTGGCAACGGTCTCAGGGTGTAGGACATGCTCCATTCTACACGCATCCTCCTCAGCTATCTCCCTTGGGACCCCTATGCTTTCAAGGAACTCTGCAAGCAGCCTGTGCCGCTGGTGGACATCCCTGGCTACTGCAAGCCCTTTCTCAGTCAACTCTATCCTGCCGCCTTTCTCATAGATAATGTAGCCTTCACTACTCAGCTTCCTGAGGAACTCGACGACGCTGCTGGGTTTAACGCAGAGCCTCCTAGCTATCTCCCTGACCCTCGGCCTCCCCTGGCTTGACAACACGTATATTACTTCAAGGTACTCCTCAACGCGTTGTGAATCCATCAGGCGTCACCATCCGGGTACGCCTACATCCTCTTAAGCTTCCCCGCAGCCTTCCTCAGGATCTTCACGTTCTCCTCGGGGGGCAGGTAACCCGGGATCACTTCAATGGGCTTAGCCCCGTACTTATCGTAGTCGCTGAGCCTTGTGATAGCGACATAGGGCACGTATTGGACACCGTAGGCGTCTGCCTCGACAGGGTGCTCGAAGGCCTCTATGGTCTCGACAACAATGCCCTGGTTCACTAAGCCGGCCTGGTTGAAGAAGTCGACTACGAGCGGGCAGTACGGGCATTCAGGCGTCACAAATATCTTAACGTGGAGGGGGGCGTCAATGCTTTCAAGCTCTTCGACAACGCTCTTGGAGAGCTTGACCCCGTTCGAGATGTAGTCGTGTATAAAGATGAAGGGCGCGAACTCCTGCCCGCTGGGGAGCCCGTAGTAGCGTACATTCCTCTTAGGTGTATCATAGATGAATGCCGGGAGATACCTTGGCTTCAACGCCTCAGCATCCTTAGCGTCGAGCACGGTGAACCTGACTCTCCCACCGCTTATCCTGACTATTTCCTCGGCAAGCATCTTCGCCTCGCCGCAAGTGGGGCATCCACCGTGGTGGTGGTGATGATGGTGGTGTTCATCCTCATCCTCTCCGTGGACATGGCTCTCCTCATCCCTGGATACCACTAGCACGTCGTTGAGCTCCCTTGTAATAGACTGGAATATCTTCCTGAGTTCCTCCTCGGTTTCAGGGTCGAATAACCCTGTCATGTGTAACCACCGTTAGGTTCATCTAACATTATTGGTTAAACGCTTTTTAAACTCATGGAGCCCACCGCTTCAACCTTAATAAGGATCCCGTGGCGGAGATCATACATGGGTATAGTTGTTGCAGGCCAGGTCATACACGCTTAAAGCTCTAGAGCTCTTGAACAGCGCGCCCAGCCTCTCAGTGAGAGACGTAGCTGAGGCACTGGGAGTGGATGTCGCAAGGGCGAAGGAGATACTGGAGAGGTTGAGGTATGGCGGCTACGTGGAGAAGGCTGGACACGGCTACGCTATAACTGAGAAGGGAAGGGCGTTGCTAGCGGATCATGCGGAGCAGGGGTCGCCGACGCTCACCAGCTTCATCCAGGGGAAGCAGGGCAGCACTGAGGCAGGGGGCGGCAAGACGGGTACTGATACACCTAGGCAGACGCCTCCACAACCCGTGGGTGAGGCACCCGACGCCCTGGCGAAACGGGTGGAGGAGCTCTCAAACCGGTTGAGGGAACTGGAGTCCAGGCTGAGAGACATAGAGTCAAGGCTCGCCAGCCTCGAGGGCTTCGTGAGGGATGCAGCGAGGCGTAGCGGGGCGGAGGCCCGGGGCGGGGAGGGATTAGGCATGGAGACACCGGTGATGAGTATTGCGGAGGCGCAGAGCAGGCTTGGAACACTACTGGAGAAATACCTTGTCGAGGGGAGGCTGATAAGGGTTGGATCACTCGTGGTCGACTCAGCCTTCTACGGGGAGTTCAAGAAGAGGTTCCCGATAAAAGCCGGGGACGTCGGCAGGCTCAGCCCGGCTGAGAGAATGCTCCTAGAGGAGATGAGGAGGGAGATGATGGTGATACTCTACGCTGGCCGCGAGTACAGGCTCGTTGACACGGGTTGACAGCCCTCCGCAAGACTGGAGCACGCCGCGTACCAGTTGAGGCAAGGGTGTTCCAGCGGTGTTCAAGGATTCGTTGCAAGTATCAGGAGGACTGTGGCCAGCGTAGCCATGAGGGATGGGTCACTGGTCCAGCAGCCTCTGCAGCCAAGCAGCCCGTTGAATCCCCCTAGCTCTCTAAGCGGGACGCCTACCTTAGCCATGAAGTATGAGACGAGCCCGGCCAGCTCCCTCACCCCGGCCTCCAGGGATCCAGTGTTACCCCTGTCCTTGACCTCGTAGACGAGGCTCATCAACCTCCTCAATGCTTCATAGTCGAAGTCGACGTCCCAGAGCCTTAGCTCAACCCTCTCTCCGAGCCTCTCCACGAGCCCCGGCACGTACTTCAAGGGGCTCACTGCCTCAAGGTACTTGTTGAATAACTTGATGAACCCTGCCAGCGCGTGGTCTTCACCGGTCTCCTTGTAGAGCTTCAACATGTACACGGCGTCGTCGACGAGGGTTTTCACATACTCCCCTGGATCATAGAGGAGTGCATCGTAGCGTGCCTCGAACCCTGCCTCCAACTCCATGAATACATCCCCTTTACTCTAATCCCTCTTAGGGAAGGGTTTTAAGACGTGTGGCCTCGTTGAAAAGGGTTTTTAAGCTTTAGCGTCCCGGGGCCCTGTCTCCAGGATGCCCATGGATTCAACGGGCTTCCTACAGGATCTGGACACGCATATTATCTCGGACCATATGCTTACAGCTATTTCTCCAGGTGTCTCAGCCTCTATGTCGAGGCCTGCCGGCATGTGGATTCTTCCAGTAAGCCCCTCGGTGTCGAAGCCCTCGCTTCTCAGCCTCTCAAGCATCCATCTAGCCCTGTTCCTGCTGCAGAGGATCCATGCATGCCCCTTGAAACCCCTCTCCACGAGGTGTCTGAGAACCTGGTAGTCTGCCTCCACCTCGCCGAAGGCTACTACAACGATGTCTGTGTCCGAGAGCTCTAGGGAGGCTAGCTCCCTGGTGATGTCGCCGGACCTCACGGCTTCAGCGTAGGGATACCTCTCCCTGCTGGCGAGCGAGGGGTCTTTATCGAGGACCACGATCCTGTAGCCAAGTATGCTTCCTATGTCGGCGATAGGCTTCCCCACGTGTCCAGCCCCGATCAACACTAAGCGGGGCTTGGGCTTCAACACGTTTATGAACACTTCCACAACACCGCCGCACAGCATGTTTGTCGGTATGGCGTCGGGAGGTATATTATCCCTTCTAAGCGCAACCTTGAGTAGCCTCGGCTTCCCCTCTCTCAGCGCTGTAAGCGCCTCCTTGATCACGAAGGCCTCGAACTCCCCGCCCCCTATGGTTCCATACTTGGAGCCGTCGGCCGTTACAGCCAGCATCGAGCCGAGTCCACGTGGACCACTACCCTCCTTACCCACGATGACGGCTAACGCTACAGGCCTCCCCTTATCCAGCTCCTCGACGACCCTTGAGAGGATGTCCCTACTGCTCAACGCTGATCCTCCTCAACCACCTTGAATCCATTGGCCTCAAGGATCCTCTTCACGAGCCTTCTATCGCTTGGCGCCAGTTCTTTTGAAAGCTTTATTATGACTGAGAAACCCCCCTGCCCTAGCACCGGTGTCCCCTCGAAGAAGAATACTGGCTCATACCCGTGTTCAACCAGCAGGGGGTTTAATACCTCGAGGACACTCCTCAGATCCCAGTAGTTCATGGCCTCCTGCAACGTGATCGTTGACCCCGTGATCCTCCCGATCATGATGCCGCAGCCCCCTTTAGCATTATAATCCTGGAGCCCTATATATGCCTGGAGACAAGTGGTGGAGTACATGGGCTTCAACCTCATGATCACGCATGAGCCAGGGCTAGAGAACTACAGGTTCATACTGGCTAAGCTGAGGAGTGCAGGGTTAAACCACGTCCTCGTGGACAAGGGGCCCTCGGTGATACTGTTAAGGGTGGAGGATCCCTACGGGTTCACCTCGAGGCTCAGGGAGATCGCCGGCGAGATCCAGGTGGTCTACAGGGTTATACCAGTTGACTCCGTGGTAGACCCCTATGTTGAAGTAGTCGCGGAGAAAGCCAGGGAGCTAGCGGAGGAGAGGATACCCAGGGATAGAACATACAGGGTGACTCTCCACGGCAGGCTCTACTGGCTTGAAACAAGGCTCCCCGCGCACACGATGGATGCTGTGAGGATCATTGCCGAGAAAATAGATAGGCCTGTATCCCTCACGAACCCCGATTACCTGGTGTACGTGAGGAGCGTGAAGCTCTACCATAGGAGGAGGTATGCTGCTGTAACGGTTACAGCCCCCTCCAATATCCTCACATTGAAGTCTGAGAAGCCGTGAGCCTGCTCAATGGTTTTAAGCCCTGTGTCACATAGCCTTTAGATGAGGGAGAATACTTGCCGGTAAGCCTAGCCGATATACTCCCAGGCGACGTCATCGAGAAGCTCAGAGAGTATGTCTCAATATCCTCGGAGGTCGTGAGGAAGTTCAAGAAGGCCGTGGAACTCCTCAACAAGTACCAGGTAGGGGATGCCAGAGCGGTTTTCGCCGAGCTAGTGAAGCTCGAGGATAAGGGGGAGAAGCTGAGAGGCGAACTCGAGTACTCTATCTCCTCGCTGAGGCTTGAAGCATCATTCATGTCCGAGCTGCTTTCATTCGTCTCAAGCGTTGACAGGATAAGCGACCACGTGAAGGAGGTCTCAAAGGAGCTGAGGATACTCCCCTTCCTCGAGATACCGCAGGAGCTGCGGAACGGGCTCCTGGAGCTCTGTGAAACCGTGGCTGAAGCCGTTGAAACATATAATGAGGCGTTCGAAGCCGTTGTCAGCGGCGACTACAATAAGGCGTTGGAGCTGGTGGGGAAGACTCTGGAGCTCGAGGAGAAAGCCGATGACCTAGAGGTGAGGAACCGCGGCCTCATACTGGAGGCCGGTGACAGGTTTAAACCTTTAACCATGGCTATAATCGTGCACAACCTTAACAGGGCGCTTGAGGATACAGCGGACATATGTGCTGTCAGCGCTAACAACCTGAGGATACTCATAATGACACGGCTCCTCTAGCTAGGTATAAACGGTATATACATGTTTAAATACCGGGCCCAATATCACTCTGTGATCGGTGGCCTCCATGAGCCCGGTTTACGAGAAGTTCCTCAGCAGCAGGGTCAACTACATTGAGACCAGCCCTATAAGGGAGGCTGTTTCCAAGATCGCCGCCAGGTCAAGGGTTGCAAAGGTCATAAGCTTCGCTGCAGGCGAACCAGACCCCGATGTAATACCCCGAGAGCTCTACGGTGAGCTGGCTAGGGAGGTGTTTGCAAGGGAGAAGAAGAGCGTCGCATACTCCCCGGCCGACGGGCTCCCCGACCTCAAGGCCGAGATAGCGGGCTTCATGAAGGAGTACGAGGGCGTGGCAACCACGCCTGAGAACATAGTTGTAACCCTCGGGGGTAGTCAAGCCATAGACATAGTTGGGAGGCTGATGCTGGATCCAGGCGACATAGTGTTCGTTGAAAACCCATCCTACGTTAACACGATCCTCGTCTGGAGGCACTATGGTGTGAGAACCATAGGTATCCCGGTTGA
Coding sequences within it:
- the lysS gene encoding lysine--tRNA ligase: MVKHWIDELADSLYDALTKRGKEVYVFNGGLSVSGLQHVGRLRGEIIIAETLRRLLSERGLRVKQYLTLYTQDAWKGKDSQLKQFQNPAEASRYKGNPLIRVPDPKGCHGNWVEHYWSDFGPFIGEFTDGAIEVVTTTDMYKGRMRDFVKLTLGKREEVRRVVNKYRGRKPYPEDWIPVEPVCERCGRIDTTEALRLVDEDHVEYVCEHCGYRGVADISDGKLMWRIEWVGVWWTLGVDFEPYGKDHAMPGGSRDSCVDLAVNVYGLKPPEGLPYEWVEWRRPDGQVADMGSSDFIGFTPRDWLEVAHPHIYRFIVLKTPPMKKYSVGLHEVPQYYSQYYRAERIYYGLEKPKDEEEEVLLKRSYELSYPKGKPPREPPEQVPYSHLAVLAQIIPRDKWGTEGLKRLRSVGLLPEEPTEYGVQRVLETIPRAYTWAVKYGGEAGVFTLNTLEEAEKRAREVPVEYRALLGKLYENLTAIGEWSEDSVKNAMTSVTGGMRRDMIGEFYRYFYMVYVGKPSGPRAAPLLALMGREQALRYLEFFRNA
- a CDS encoding CopG family ribbon-helix-helix protein, with amino-acid sequence MTCLKGRKIGVYIPGDIEDLLEDYLARHGGRSVSSVIQEALRSYLLGEKIPECELVGYIMVLYQHGVGDVDRELTEVQHKYIGVALFENHIHVDEERCLLTIAVRGRYSEIQKLIDEVRGLKGVLLVKHLCVCV
- a CDS encoding THUMP domain-containing protein — protein: MGFNLMITHEPGLENYRFILAKLRSAGLNHVLVDKGPSVILLRVEDPYGFTSRLREIAGEIQVVYRVIPVDSVVDPYVEVVAEKARELAEERIPRDRTYRVTLHGRLYWLETRLPAHTMDAVRIIAEKIDRPVSLTNPDYLVYVRSVKLYHRRRYAAVTVTAPSNILTLKSEKP
- a CDS encoding thioredoxin family protein, encoding MTGLFDPETEEELRKIFQSITRELNDVLVVSRDEESHVHGEDEDEHHHHHHHHGGCPTCGEAKMLAEEIVRISGGRVRFTVLDAKDAEALKPRYLPAFIYDTPKRNVRYYGLPSGQEFAPFIFIHDYISNGVKLSKSVVEELESIDAPLHVKIFVTPECPYCPLVVDFFNQAGLVNQGIVVETIEAFEHPVEADAYGVQYVPYVAITRLSDYDKYGAKPIEVIPGYLPPEENVKILRKAAGKLKRM
- a CDS encoding metal-dependent transcriptional regulator, with the translated sequence MDSQRVEEYLEVIYVLSSQGRPRVREIARRLCVKPSSVVEFLRKLSSEGYIIYEKGGRIELTEKGLAVARDVHQRHRLLAEFLESIGVPREIAEEDACRMEHVLHPETVAKIREFLESIHAARHQG
- a CDS encoding XdhC family protein, yielding MSSRDILSRVVEELDKGRPVALAVIVGKEGSGPRGLGSMLAVTADGSKYGTIGGGEFEAFVIKEALTALREGKPRLLKVALRRDNIPPDAIPTNMLCGGVVEVFINVLKPKPRLVLIGAGHVGKPIADIGSILGYRIVVLDKDPSLASRERYPYAEAVRSGDITRELASLELSDTDIVVVAFGEVEADYQVLRHLVERGFKGHAWILCSRNRARWMLERLRSEGFDTEGLTGRIHMPAGLDIEAETPGEIAVSIWSEIICVSRSCRKPVESMGILETGPRDAKA
- a CDS encoding bifunctional ADP-dependent NAD(P)H-hydrate dehydratase/NAD(P)H-hydrate epimerase, which encodes MVEVFTHTSPSRRLIPVKVCSVSEIRRLDEAASKTGVGSIPLMEEAASAVYTVILREYGVEGRRFTVVAGTGNNGGDALAVARRLHSAGGIVEAFVIGDPGRMSDAAGFNHRVLSAMGVPVATVSSEEGLTALEKSLRWADIVVSGLIGVGLRGEVSGLHRRVIELVNSSGKPVVSIDIPSGVDGDTGLVKGVAVKSSVTVALGLLKYGNLLYPGYDYAGKLYVSTLSYPRSLIDSVTGEVNTPIPIPERPRWGHKGVFGKLLAVAGSRYYYGAPYYVASSFLKTGGGYARLAAPKGVIPFIASRAPQVVYVPLEETAEGSIAYGNLEKILSLIEEHGIDIVVLGPGTSLNRETQELLRSLVEALDKPVIIDGDGLTAVSENPGLLRKRKAPTILTPHPAEFARLTGKPLAEVQGNPVEHVRKACVELGSYIVYKTAHSLICYPNGYIYVNMTGNPGMAKAGSGDVLAGVIAGLYGVGLRDPGAALRMGVLVHGLAGDLAAEEIGEDGVTPDTLMEHLPKAVRILRENPGYVREKYLPKEV
- a CDS encoding DUF47 domain-containing protein, giving the protein MPVSLADILPGDVIEKLREYVSISSEVVRKFKKAVELLNKYQVGDARAVFAELVKLEDKGEKLRGELEYSISSLRLEASFMSELLSFVSSVDRISDHVKEVSKELRILPFLEIPQELRNGLLELCETVAEAVETYNEAFEAVVSGDYNKALELVGKTLELEEKADDLEVRNRGLILEAGDRFKPLTMAIIVHNLNRALEDTADICAVSANNLRILIMTRLL